A single Caretta caretta isolate rCarCar2 chromosome 2, rCarCar1.hap1, whole genome shotgun sequence DNA region contains:
- the PPP1R3G gene encoding protein phosphatase 1 regulatory subunit 3G: MEGRDSGLLGLEQMLAPFGSRQQEGTARLLPRDPWRGSSAEQEQEGAAAALPLQEPWGEPERAGASPPPGDGELLLGLRRRGGRSLSLPASPSLAAARLFQPPEEGSGGCCTKCKKRVQFADSLGLNLASVKHFSAAEDPQVPPAVLSRLRRLPLEEFSAALGLGCGGRPPPPLQLVPDFQPAGELAAAERLRRERVCLERLGRPAGDLDVRGTVRVLSCPGPKEVTVRYTFNEWLSFLDAAALPLPSPEGSDPPTERFHFSLCTPPGLQEGSAVHFAVCYRSQQGEYWDNNGGSNYTLRCCRPAPGGLPAAPSTDPGHGDPTGSLY, from the coding sequence ATGGAAGGCCGGGACTCCGGACTGCTGGGCTTGGAGCAAATGCTAGCGCCTTTCGGGAGCCGCCAGCAAGAGGGGACGGCGCGGCTGCTCCCGCGGGACCCCTGGCGAGGCAGCTCCGCAGAGCAAGAGCAAGAAGGGGCGGCGGCTGCGCTGCCTCTGCAGGAGCCTTGGGGCGAGCCGGAGCGGGCCGGAGCCTCTCCCCCGCCAGGGGATggagagctgctgctggggctgcgcCGCCGCGGCGGGCGGTCCCTGTCGCTGCCCGCTAGCCCGAGCCTGGCGGCCGCCCGGCTCTTCCAGCCGCCGGAGGAGGGCAGCGGGGGCTGCTGCACCAAGTGCAAGAAGCGGGTGCAGTTCGCGGACTCGCTGGGGCTGAACCTGGCCAGCGTGAAGCACTTCAGCGCGGCGGAAGACCCGCAGGTACCGCCCGCCGTGCTCTCCCGCCTGCGGCGCCTGCCCCTGGAGGAATTCAGCGCCGCGCTCGGCCTGGGCTGCGGGGGCCGCCCGccgcctcccctgcagctggtgcCCGACTTCCAGCCCGCCGGGGAGCTGGCGGCGGCCGAGCGGCTGCGGCGGGAGCGGGTGTGCCTGGAGCGCCTGGGCCGCCCCGCGGGGGACCTGGACGTGCGGGGCACCGTGCGGGTGCTGAGCTGCCCGGGCCCCAAGGAGGTGACGGTGCGCTACACCTTCAACGAGTGGCTCTCCTTCCTGGACGCcgcggccctgcccctgcccagccccgaaGGGAGCGACCCCCCTACCGAGCGCTTCCACTTCAGCCTGTGCACCCCGCCCGGCCTGCAGGAGGGCTCCGCCGTGCACTTCGCCGTCTGCTACCGCAGCCAGCAGGGCGAGTACTGGGACAACAACGGGGGCAGCAACTACACCCTGCGCTGCTGCCGCCCCGCCCCCGGGGGGCTCCCCGCAGcgcccagcacagaccccggccACGGCGACCCCACCGGGTCCCTCTATTGA